In a single window of the Bufo bufo chromosome 5, aBufBuf1.1, whole genome shotgun sequence genome:
- the LOC121001276 gene encoding uncharacterized protein LOC121001276: MEDRELLRPFPEGGQFATGPDTVEDRGRPRAIPNAPSSDPAGVLPANSASTHQRNVVDPGVVRQESGPAAAGFTAPGQLVGAVSPAGPGGESGRIGVSRVVVGDPGGTVACLLQASLSEGTWRMYDRAWSRWQQWCNDLGVEVLDGEIPLLLFIGHVKDQGWSVAKINGCMAGLAFGFKLRNSPDITKSFLVRQILKGYRRFQRVKDSRLPVSFSLLLQLGEQVAGVCRSAWEVSLFRLAFALAFFGAFRLGELVCASVQREGGLRSEDVTLYDDRVVIYLRFSKTDQEGRGHLVSLFEVPGCLLCPVRCLRDFQGRAGVAAGPILRHKDGSFLSRFQFIAVFKKCLRNLGMDSGKFTGHSFRIGAATEAARLGVRDEVIKRIGRWESERFRLYVRLGAV; encoded by the exons atggaggacagggagttgcTCAGGCCATTTCCTGAGGGCGGACAGTTTGCTACTGGTCCTGACACCGTTGAAGACAGAGGGCGTCCCAGAGCCATTCCTAACGCACCCAGCAGTGATCCGGCTGGGGTGCTGCCGGCGAACAGCGCAAGTACCCATCAAAGGAATGTCGTGGATCCAGGAGTCGTCCGTCAGGAATCAGGACCTGCGGCTGCCGGGTTCACAGCACCCGGGCAGCTAG tgggagcggtttcgccAGCTGGCCCCGGAGGCGAGTCAGGTCGGATTGGTGTGTCCAGAGTCGTTGTGGGAGATCCTGGAGGTACCGTAGCTTGTCTGTTGCAGGCATCATTGAGTGAAGGCACGTGGAGGATGTACGATAGGGCTTGgagtaggtggcagcagtggtgtaATGACCTAGGGGTCGAGGTACTGGACGGGGAAATTCCGTTGTTACTGTTCATTGGCCACGTGAAGGATCAAGGTTGGTCGGTTGCCAAGATCAATGGTTGCATGGCGGGCTTGGCTTTCGGATTCAAGTTGCGGAATTCCCCGGACATTACTAAGTCCTTTTTGGTCCGACAAATTTTGAAGGGTTATAGAAGGTTTCAGCGTGTCAAAGATTCCCGCCTACCGGTGTCCTTTTCGTTATTGTTACAGTTAGGGGAGCAGGTAGCTGGAGTGTGTCGCTCGGCTTGGGAGGTGAGCTTATTTAGACTAGCCTTTGCTCTGGCTTTTTTCGGGGCCTTTCGTTTAGGGGAGTTAGTGTGTGCAAGTGTGCAGCGGGAAGGGGGTCTGAGGAGTGAGGATGTAACGTTATATGACGACAGGGTGGTGATTTATCTGAGATTTtcaaagacggatcaggaggggAGGGGTCATTTAGTCTCATTGTTTGAAGTGCCGGGATGTCTATTGTGTCCAGTACGGTGTTTGCGGGATTTTCAAGGAAGGGCAGGGGTCGCGGCAGGCCCGATTCTCAGACACAAGGATGGCTCCTTTTTATCGCGATTTCAATTTATAGCGGTATTCAAGAAATGTTTGCGTAATCTAGGAATGGACTCTGGCAagtttacgggtcattccttcaggataGGTGCTGCCACGGAGGCTGCTCGCTTGGGGGTGCGAGATGAAGTGATTAAGCGTATTGGGAGGTGGGAGTCGGAGCGTTTTCGGCTGTATGTGCGTTTAGGGGCAGTTTAA